Proteins from one Ipomoea triloba cultivar NCNSP0323 chromosome 1, ASM357664v1 genomic window:
- the LOC116009834 gene encoding uncharacterized protein LOC116009834, whose product MICDLCGGGHNLGECLNEDTNSQSSVEHIDLVGYNRPQQSFQPQGAYNPNTSRNHPGFSWSNPMGVANPQHFGNRGSPPGFQGQSNYRGAPPQQFRPTQGFQPQVPTIQPSPPLPTLEAPPPPNWEAMMQMMLKSQLQSEERYKQMSEKLDQLSAHNKMLERQIANQASTSTTKVMGKLPACPENLREHVNANVTRSGKKLEEPTLPIDKPRPSKIVDVEIEERLEEEEANHPVLNASPQSHEKYEKEKPERKYVPPLPFPQKFQKQAKDSRWKKFLDIVENLKVSIPLLDLLTQTPSYEKFLREIISKKRKFGDQEMIAMTQEYRALTCEEGRFPTKHRDPGRFTIPCVIGGSTINRSLCDLGASVNVMPLSLCKKLNLGEPQPVECTLQFADQSTKNPIGILEDVPVRVDKYFVPCDFVVMDIREDPYTPIILGRPFLATTGAIIDARKGSMIFDFGEEKVSFNVLEDPNSRVIERCYRADVMGGKTRDGDANFTHVEKVDKGCLLGCKACVGNFNEASDGGSLKDQPG is encoded by the coding sequence ATGATTTGTGATCTTTGCGGTGGAGGGCACAATTTGGGTGAATGCCTTAATGAAGACACCAATTCTCAATCTTCCGTGGAACATATTGACTTGGTGGGATATAATAGGCCACAACaatcttttcaacctcaagGAGCCTATAATCCTAATACCTCAAGGAATCATCCCGGTTTTTCTTGGAGCAACCCAATGGGGGTGGCAAATCCCCAACATTTTGGTAATAGAGGATCTCCACCGGGGTTTCAAGGGCAATCAAATTATAGAGGAGCCCCACCACAACAATTTAGGCCAACTCAAGGATTTCAACCCCAAGTTCCGACTATTCAACCAAGTCCACCACTACCTACTTTGGAAGCTCCACCTCCACCAAATTGGGAAGCTATGATGCAAATGATGCTTAAATCTCAATTGCAAAGTGAGGAGAGATACAAACAAATGTCCGAAAAGCTAGATCAATTGAGTGCTCACAACAAGATGCTAGAAAGACAAATTGCAAATCAAGCTTCTACTTCTACCACCAAAGTAATGGGGAAGTTGCCCGCTTGTCCCGAGAATCTAAGAGAGCATGTCAATGCCAATGTAACAAGAAGTGGCAAGAAACTTGAAGAACCAACTCTTCCGATTGACAAACCAAGGCCAAGCAAAATCGTTGATGTTGAAATTGAAGAGAGACTTGAGGAAGAAGAGGCTAACCATCCTGTTTTGAATGCGAGCCCTCAAAGTCacgaaaaatatgaaaaagagAAGCCCGAGAGAAAGTATGTGCCACCACTTCCATTccctcaaaaatttcaaaagcAAGCCAAAGATAGTAGATGGAAAAAATTCTTGGAtattgttgaaaatttgaaagtctCTATCCCGTTGCTCGATTTGCTCACCCAAACACCTTCTTATGAGAAGTTTTTAAGGGAGATTATATCTAAAAAGAGAAAGTTTGGTGATCAAGAAATGATTGCAATGACACAAGAGTACCGGGCCTTAACATGTGAAGAGGGAAGGTTTCCAACAAAGCATAGAGATCCGGGAAGATTTACAATTCCATGTGTTATTGGTGGCTCCACAATCAATAGATCACTTTGTGATTTAGGAGCAAGTGTTAATGTCATGCCTTTATCTCTTTGCAAGAAGCTCAATTTGGGAGAGCCACAACCGGTCGAATGCACACTTCAATTTGCCGACCAGTCAACCAAAAATCCTATTGGAATTCTTGAGGATGTTCCCGTTCGTGTTGACAAGTATTTTGTGCCTTGTGACTTCGTGGTAATGGATATTCGAGAAGATCCCTACACTCCAATCATTTTAGGGAGACCTTTCTTGGCCACAACGGGAGCAATAATTGATGCACGGAAAGGATCAATGATCTTTGATTTTGGAGAAGAGAAAGTGTCGTTCAATGTTCTTGAAGATCCTAATTCTCGTGTTATTGAAAGGTGTTATAGGGCCGATGTTATGGGTGGCAAGACTCGTGATGGAGATGCTAATTTTACACATGTGGAGAAAGTCGACAAAGGATGTCTTTTGGGATGCAAAGCTTGTGTTGGGAACTTCAATGAGGCTAGTGATGGTGGTAGCCTCAAGGATCAACCCGGATGA
- the LOC116009857 gene encoding uncharacterized protein LOC116009857, whose amino-acid sequence MQEEFLHLKQGSLSVQDYHKRFMELARFAPVLVLTKVSKVEMFVAGLNLDTQMALVLFKFRTLSEAYSSAMDHYRVLSIRRAVQDRANRPGEGGGASDSKRHRLVGPGPMRNLHKGSASGGGTSRSAVGQGTRSDGAKERHFHCRRCGKDHIGRDCNGFLVKCFSCGQRGHRAFECASGSGGPSNPRPGGTGGAQTSTQPQKEAEGKDGSTLRGS is encoded by the coding sequence ATGCAGGAGGAGTTCTTGCACCTCAAGCAGGGGTCTCTGTCGGTGCAGGATTATCACAAGCGCTTTATGGAGTTAGCCCGCTTTGCCCCTGTGCTAGTTCTGACCAAGGTAAGTAAGGTCGAGATGTTTGTGGCTGGGCTCAACCTAGATACTCAGATGGCGCTGGTATTGTTCAAGTTTCGCACCTTGAGCGAGGCATATAGTAGCGCAATGGACCATTATCGGGTGTTGTCGATCCGGCGGGCAGTGCAAGATCGGGCCAATAGACCTGGTGAGGGTGGTGGCGCATCAGATTCCAAGAGGCATAGGTTGGTTGGTCCCGGTCCTATGAGGAACTTGCATAAAGGTAGTGCTAGTGGTGGAGGTACATCACGATCTGCGGTGGGGCAGGGGACTAGAAGTGATGGGGCTAAGGAGAGGCATTTTCATTGTAGGAGGTGCGGGAAGGATCACATTGGGAGAGATTGTAACGGGTTCTTGGTTAAGTGCTTCAGCTGTGGCCAGAGGGGTCATAGGGCCTTTGAGTGTGCATCCGGGAGTGGAGGACCGTCTAATCCTAGACCTGGTGGGACCGGTGGAGCACAAACTTCGACCCAGCCTCAGAAAGAAGCTGAAGGCAAGGATGGGAGTACACTGAGGGGTAGTTAG